Part of the Amblyomma americanum isolate KBUSLIRL-KWMA chromosome 7, ASM5285725v1, whole genome shotgun sequence genome, TTGAAGTTGTTCTAAATATGATATTAGCCGCTGCACCTGCGCCGAGATAATCTGGTCTACTCGCGTTGCATAATCGGCGTTAGTGATCGATCTACCGCCACGACCAGCTCATCCTTGGCTGCTCAAGCACGGCTATAAGGAGGGCGTGGCGTCGCTTCTGCAATTACGTAAGTCGGAAGAAGGTTACAACGTTAAATTGAATCATTTCTTTCGTGCATAATCTATAAAATCTTTACATTAGCTTTACAACGTGTGTTATACTACAGCAGGAAAGCTTCGCAAACTTGAGAAGCAATGCGAGACTCGCTGCGCTCTGGTGATTCTCTAATGCAGATGCCGCAGTCTTTGAACACTACTCGCCCCGAGTCTGCGCCTCTCCAAAGACCGCCTGGGCAGACCGCCTCTGAGCTAGAGTCGAGGAGAGCATCAATGGTGAGAGGAACGTAGAGGACTAAAAGTTCGTAACGTGTGTGCTCTCAGCATTACATTTTCTTTCTTGACCAATCTAGCCTTAAGCTCGACCATCATCTGTATGCAGTAGACCAGCTGTGCAATTGTGCTTACATGTAAATCACTATGATATTTATCATTTTCTGTATTTAAACAGTGTACTTTTTTCGTTAGTGTGCTGTATTATGTTCTGTTCGTCACTAAGGGCGCGTCATTTGGAGTTTACGGACCGATGTCTTGTCGCgtagttttaaaaaaaatgtagtgTGTGCTAGGGCCACCATACTTGTATTAATGTTTCCGGCAAGCAATACAAAAAAACTCATTGTTCTGCTTTTTATTTACTTTCCCAAGTCAGCTTATCAAcctttcttctctgccctttaACTTTCTTTAAGGTAGCTGGCAGGGAAAGAACCCAGAGGGCGGAAGAATGATGTTCTGATATTGGCGGCGGAATGGAGAGGAATTAAGCTGAGATATAATTGGTTGCCCCCATTACAAGCAGACCTCTGTTAAGCATATTTACTTTCGGTAAGATATCAGTGACCCCGATTGAAGCCTGCCCTGCGCCTACGGTTGCCACGGTGTGGAGACAAATATTTTCTCACCCCATCTTTCCCGCCACACATAATGGCTCCCATGGCTATGACTTCTTTTTCTGAGAGTATACTTGATCGATTTGAGAAATCATCGCTTTTCCCCATTGACTTAAAGCGTTACTCCTTTTTTTTATGTACCACGTATGCACCTCCTTCTCGGTCTTCTCCCTTTAGTATTCCGTAAATAGTAATAAATAATTACATTCATCGTTGCGTTCCCCTATTTCTTCTTTACCTTCGAGCTTTTCAGCGCGAATAGTACGCGCATGCATTATTTGTTGATTATTCAATGTATTTGATCGCATTAGCAACGTAACTCTCAGTGAAAAACTAGACTAGTATGCTTTCCGTGGTAGCTTCTTGGTCCTTTCGAACTGTTACTTGCGTAATCGCCAGCAGCAAGTCTAAATGAATGAATTTAAGTTTGAGCTGAAAATGATCCGGTGTGTTAGCATTTACATTAATGATACACTACACATCGAGGCAACTACCCACTTTATAATCTACGCCGATGACATTAGTTTAGCGTTTCCCCTCCCTGTCCTTATCTGAAGTCAAAGCTAATAAGGCAGTCGATTTACTAAAAAAGTGCAGCACATTAATTTAATTGATTCAGGCCTTTAAGACAAAATCTGCATTCTTTAACCCTCGAATCAAGATCAAAGCTACTCATATCAACCTGTATATTGTCTCCTCTAACGTTGAGATAGCATCACAAGTAAAAAGCGTGGCCGTTATTACCACGAGAATATGTGTTGGAACTAGCATATTAGCCACATTCGTTCCAAGCTTGCTCGCACAATCGGCAGTGATATCGCGACTACGGTTTCTTTTGTCTCAAAGAATTAAATTGCCACTATATATTTAATTATTCTTTTCCGCGTTGAGTAACTATTTGGCTGTACTACGGAAACTGGCATTAATATTGTTTTAAAATTACAGAAAAGGTAATACATAATGCTACATTTGACCCCCACACAAAGCCAATCTTCGATCAATTGAAACTTGTACCGGTCACAGCGTTGCACAGATCTATACTTCACGCTACCGAAACAACGCGTCAATATATTACCCATATCTCAAGGACCTTGCCTCATGAATATTACGAACCAATGTACACAACACGCGTAACACTGACCGCTGGATGGTACCTCACCCCAGAGCAGATTGTGGACAACAAATGATAAACATTTTAGTAACCAGCCTTAACTCTGAATGAGTGGGTCTCTTTATTCTGAAAGCATAATGAATAGGttatccttttattttttttttaatgtttgatgTTCTTTCCTAAATATGTTCTCATCACTGCTGTTTCTGCCAGGTGTCGCTCATTACGGTGTCGGTCTCTCCAAGTCTCCAGAAGGCTTTTTCTTTCAGCCTCAGTGTTGCACATGCACCTTTGTGATGTTGAAGCAAATGATATTTCATTCCATTTAACTGGATACCCGCAACGCTAGTTAGTTCAATAGTTCTTTTACTCTGCCCTCTTTGAGTTTCCTAAGTCACACCTATTAATTGTCTTTCGGCAGCCCGCCGCACTAGTCTTAATTTAGATTCAAGTTTCGTGGTTAGCAGGCTTTTAGTATCAGGATacaattgttcttttttttttgaaggatgGTTATGGTGCTGTTCACAGCCCAAGTTTTCAAAAGTTGGCAATGGTGGGTATGGGGTTCTTAATAATGCTGCAGTGCCAAATTCACTCCTGTCTAATCTTACTCTTATTCaatgtaccaaattccacgcagtCTTTATTGTTGCGTGACTCTCTTCAGAACCATGAGTGCTACTGAGGTGGTCCAATTCTGATGTCTCATAGCCGAGTTTCCTAGTAATAACGTGCACAGCTCTTCACATTTATCATCCCTCAGTGCTTCCTTCTACACATCCGTTTCTTTTTAAAGTCCAGTCTTCATTTGTGCATTTCAGCCTCATATCGCCTAATTATAGCTCCGATTATCGCAATTCATGACACCGAGTACTCGAGTCGTTCGTATGCAGTTCCAGTTTAAGATATCTATGCAGATGACGTCTTAATACATATATTTTTACGCCTTTTACTTTCAGTACTTCACAGAAGTCCTCAGTGGTTTGAGCCCAGCACCTACACCCGTAAAGCTGACCGTAACCACCACGCAGGAAAATAAACAGCGAAGGATGTCACTTTTTCGCAGGGTGAGAATTACGGCCACACTTtaattaaggcgaaagccttttatGGTTCATACTGGCGGTGACCGTTCGTTCAGTCACGTGAATTCGAGGTGTCCATTCGCTACATCCTacgccacgtgaccttgtccatcCCTTACATCtaggtcacctaggtcacgtgatcttgtcacgtgatcacaacctgccaactggactgtgagcaaacgaCGCACTGCCCACTAGATTTCGCCTTTCCGCAGTAAGAGGTATCTAAGGGCTTCCAAcgaattttttatttgctttttgtcAGGGCTATCTATGCTTTGCTAAGTAACAATACTGTCATAAAAAGAAGCGTGACCATACGCTGCGAGACATTTGTGTTATGTTACACTTACTATTCCTTAAACAGAAATAATGGTATCGTGGGCACGATCATAGAGCAGCTTCCATTTCTTTGTGTTCATCAACGGTTCGTCGAGTAAGATTAGCACCGTATTCGTTGGCTAATGAGTCTCCCCATCACTGAAGCTTATGATGTTTCAGCGCCACAGCTCCTTGATTCCTTTTAAACCTGAAAACCTCATTGACAGGACTCTTGCTGCGATATCGAAACAAGTGTGCAGAATACGAGGACTTCCAGCGTAAACCCAGTGCATATTGCCTCCAGGCTACGAAGCCCAACCTCGACTCCCAGGGTCTCAGGGAGCTCCTGACCACTCTGCACACCACACCATCGGTTTCCTCTCGCGGCAAGGCGGGAACGGTGTCCGGCGGCATGTTCGAGGAAAGGCCGCAGAGCCGCTCCTGGCGGCGCTTCGTCGTCTCGCTTTGCGGAGGCGGCGCAGCTCTCGTTCTGGTGCTCGTGGTCGTGGGCTGGCTGAACAGCGGGACCGCTGAGTGGCGCCACCTTCCGTGCGACTCGCTCCAGTGTCGCTACTACGCCCAGATTCTTGACGATATCGCGAACGCCTCCATCGACCCGTGCCACGATTTCCACGCGCACGTCTGCTCCCGGTGGCTCTCCCGCAGCGAGCTGCCAGTCAAGGAAACCATGCTGGACAGGTTAGTACGCGAGAGTGGGTCCTTGTGCGTCCGCTGTCTGTGCGCGGCATCGCGTCACACCCCGTTGACGCCTAATACGCTTCCGGTTGGAGGCGTAGCTCCACTCAGTTGACATCTCTCTGTGCTAAGGTCGCACCAGTCTTTCATGTTGCCGCCGGTCCCCTCACGTGTACAGTCTGACGCGATTTGAAAGACATCACTTCATACTCAACCCGCTCAGATCAAAAGCCCTCAAGCAGTTTGTTTTCGAAAAAATGTTGAAAGAAATAAGTGCGTATAGCTATCTGAAGGATTCCTCTATACTGCACAGTCGATGTATTGCAGATAGAGTGAACATCATACCAAGAAAAATTGTTAGACCAGAATTACCGGGACGAAATCGGTAACCTTTAAATTGCACTACACCGTAAGCTTAATTCTTCTCCCTCTCTTCCCCATTTTTTCTGGTTCATTTTTATccctcccccacccccacccccgtGGAGGCTAGCAAACTGgttttcttccggttaaccttcatgactttcctcttcttcctcctccttcctcTTCAGTCACTGGCCCAGTGTGGCCATTGTACAACGGATCGCACGGCTACCTGtgatttttattttcctttggaAAAAGGTCAAAGCTTAAGCGCATGCGTAGGTTTTGCCGTTGCCGGTTGCGTCAACTTGCGCTGTATTACGAATGATAAGTGAAAGAATAGCGaaagttttagatcaaaagtgtTTTtaaccccttcactcacgaattatgATCCCGCCGAAGAAACGCAACTAAAATTTCAGATATTTAGAAAGTAACATGCCCAGATAGCGTACATGCACAAAAGATTCTACCTTCCCTGTTGAATGACTCTGCAATCTTTCAGGTCCGGATGCCTCCACTTCAAGACTGAACTGTTTACAGGGGATCGATTGTGTATCTTTTTACTTACCTATGTAAGAATAACATAGAGGCCTTCTGAACCATATTCTTCAAGAATAAAATGCGATAACATTTACGTCGCCTCCTATTGTGTTTACAAAGAGTGTGTAATGTTCTTGCTATTTTCCCGTCATAGCACCACTTGGAACTGGTTCCATTACCTTTATTTGGTATCCATGAGTCCTCACGCTCTAAATTTCTCGAGTACCTTCCCTAAGATTGTTTTGTGGGATTATATTAATCCGACTCACTAATCCGCCTTAGTCCATATTATGGGGTGGACCTGCTTCTAAAATTATGGGAGCCCTTTTGAAATTTCTGAGGTAGGCCAACTTCGAAATTTCCTTCATTAAGATGATTTACCGGTTTTGTGGTGTCCGCCAAAGCTGATAATACTATGCCGGAAATAAATATTGTTCACCTAAGGAAGCCTATGTTTGAAAATTATTAGTCTTGGCGGTAAAACCCACTACAGGGGGACAATTAAGGTTGCAGGAGGTAGCGCCTTTCCGTCGGGTCGCCTTTGTTCCTAAGTGGCAGTGCCTTCTGCGTAGAAACCTCACATTTTGCGGTCTTTTCCATCGGCTGCTTTGCTTGTTAGCAATATCTGCAACGCATTAATTAACCATGAAATTAAGGAGCATTACCTCGTACGCTTGCACAAGCATTCGAAAACATAAAAGATAGAGTTTACGGAAGCTCGTTTGAAGCCTGTTGATACTTATAAAACGATATCCTTAAATTCGCCGAAAATATGTTTCAAAAAAGTGCGTTACGGATTCGTTTAATTGTATCAATGCGTCTTGGAGCCCCTCCAGGAAGAGTATTGCGAATGTGTTATGTGCAACCGAAGTTATCCGGAATCGCAATTTGTCCTCCGCTCTCTTCGTATTTATTCTTCTTTCTGATTGCTAGTATGCCCAAAGCTGGGCGGGAAAAGAACTGGCACGCAAAATTTTGCACCTTAATGAACATACAAAAATCCGTCAATAGATGTTTTTACGGCATTCCGGCCTTAAAAGACAAAGGGGCAGCAATCGCTTTGCTAAGTGCAATATGAGAGAGCCGgttgattttttttctattgactCTTTCTTCAGCTTTATTGTGATTGCCTGCGTCTAGTACCGTGCGGCCTCTGCGCTTAGCCGGTATGACCGACACCTTGTTCCGGGATTAAAAGACCGACCTCATTCTCAGGTTCTCCCCTACGCCTTCGTGATAATACGTAAATTGAACGAAGCGGACCATAGCTTACAAACAATATCCTTTTCTTTGATCAGCTTTCTGCAGAAAGTGGCTACACGCGCGTTCAAGACGACGGTGCCTCGTAAAGGGCAGAGCGCCGAACAAAAGGCGGCGCAGTTCTTCCAGTCGTGCAATGCGGTAGCGaccggaaaggtcagcgaactgaATGCCCTGAAGTCCGTGCTGTTGAAGTGCGGGGTCCACTGGCCGGAGCTAACCAACACGTCCCGCCTGCTTCACACCCTATTTTGTCTGACTGCACTGTGGAACTGGAGTCCCATAATCAAGTTCATCTTTGACCGCGCCGGATTCCTCACCATAAGACCCGAAGAATCCTTCGGTGAAACGCTGCTTCGAAGGCGTTTCATGCTAAGTGGACAAAGCGGTGCGGAAAGCCAGTACGAGGACTACTTCCGCAAAATGCTGCGGGCTTTTCAAAACGGCAGGCAACCCGTCGAGTACGAACAACATATCAAGCTTGAAGGCAGAGTCATACCGAGCCTGTACCATTCATTCGTGCTCTCGAACTCGACCACCCTTTATAACCAGAGCATGCTGGCGGTGATTGCCGCAGCCGAGGACGCCATTAGCCTCCCTATCTGGGATGACGGCCTCCGGGTACATCTGAACACGTCAGTATACTCGGTGCGGGTGGTATCGTTCGAAAACGTGGAATTCTTTGCTGCCTTCTTCCGCCTTGTAGCGAGCGTGGGTGAGGCCCAGATGGCTTACTACCATAGCTGGGCGCTGGTCCAGATGGCATCCCTActtgccggcaaggagctggctGCTTTGTATACGTTGCGTTGGACAAACCGCTGGCGAGCGCAAAGGCTCTTCTGCGCCTGGTCAACGCATCACTACATGGGGCTGGCCATCTACGCCACATATATGAGGGACGAAATTAATCGAGACATGACCACCGATATCTCTGCCCTGGTCTCTTCCATTCAACAGGCAGCGGAGAAGAAGGCTGTTCACTCTCCATGGCCAAGCGCAGTCAGCATTGTGCATGCAGCGAGCCCATCGGGCAACAGCAGCGCTTTACACAGGCTTCTCAATGAAACCGATCCCGCAAGGCTCGACGTTACGTATCGCCTTTTCCCAGATATGACCGACTCTGTCACCACCAATTTCGAGTTGGCGACCGTAGGCCGACGCCGTACGGCAGTCAGCACGAGGATGCCTCCCTTCGTGGTCAAACGCACTGTGCGATACATCCACGTCGACGATGCCGGTCGCCTGGTGCTCTTGCCCATCATGTTCGAGCTTCCGTTCTTCACGGACGGGCCGGCCTTCCGAGCTGTCAAGTACGGAGCGCTCGGAGGGGAAGTCGCGGACGCGCTGTCGTCGCTTCTCTTCCAGCGATTACGTGAGATCTACGGGAATTTCGTGGGGACGGCGCTGAACATGTCATGCGTGGTCAAGGCATATCATGGTGACCATAGACAACCAGGGGAGCATGACAAGTTCCTACTCCTACGAAAGGCTTCGTCCATCCGCTTCTTGTATGAAGCGTTCACGAATACCAGTCCGAGCTCCGCGCCCCTTCGCCTCCGTAACCACGAACACTTGACGGAAATTCAGATGTTTTTCATCTCCTGGTGTCTCATCCAATGCGGCTTGGACAGCGCGAGAACCGCATGCAACGAAGTGCTCGGCG contains:
- the LOC144097957 gene encoding uncharacterized protein LOC144097957 produces the protein MADVYNEGFKLGSPEQEAMQSSRITLSQADRSGSPLQDLDKKNLMPQSLNTTRPESAPLQRPPGQTASELESRRASMYFTEVLSGLSPAPTPVKLTVTTTQENKQRRMSLFRRATKPNLDSQGLRELLTTLHTTPSVSSRGKAGTVSGGMFEERPQSRSWRRFVVSLCGGGAALVLVLVVVGWLNSGTAEWRHLPCDSLQCRYYAQILDDIANASIDPCHDFHAHVCSRWLSRSELPVKETMLDSFLQKVATRAFKTTVPRKGQSAEQKAAQFFQSCNAVATGKVSELNALKSVLLKCGVHWPELTNTSRLLHTLFCLTALWNWSPIIKFIFDRAGFLTIRPEESFGETLLRRRFMLSGQSGAESQYEDYFRKMLRAFQNGRQPVEYEQHIKLEGRVIPSLYHSFVLSNSTTLYNQSMLAVIAAAEDAISLPIWDDGLRVHLNTSVYSVRVVSFENVEFFAAFFRLVASVGEAQMAYYHSWALVQMASLLAGKELAALYTLRWTNRWRAQRLFCAWSTHHYMGLAIYATYMRDEINRDMTTDISALVSSIQQAAEKKAVHSPWPSAVSIVHAASPSGNSSALHRLLNETDPARLDVTYRLFPDMTDSVTTNFELATVGRRRTAVSTRMPPFVVKRTVRYIHVDDAGRLVLLPIMFELPFFTDGPAFRAVKYGALGGEVADALSSLLFQRLREIYGNFVGTALNMSCVVKAYHGDHRQPGEHDKFLLLRKASSIRFFYEPCVVK